A single genomic interval of Microbacterium sp. zg-Y1090 harbors:
- the sucD gene encoding succinate--CoA ligase subunit alpha: MSIYLNKDSKVIVQGITGGEGTKHTALMLKAGTDIVGGVNARKAGTTVSHTDKDGNPVELPVFASVAEAMEKTGADVSIAFVPPAFTKDAMIEAIDAGIGLLVVITEGVPVGDTAEAWAYAESKGNATRIIGPNCPGIITPGESLVGITPANITGKGPIGLVSKSGTLTYQMMFELRDLGFSTAIGIGGDPVIGTTHIDALAAFEADPETKAIVMIGEIGGDAEERAAEFIKANVTKPVVGYVAGFTAPEGKTMGHAGAIVSGSAGTAQAKKEALEAAGVKVGKTPSETAELMREIIAAL, from the coding sequence ATGTCGATCTACCTCAACAAAGACTCCAAGGTCATCGTCCAGGGCATCACCGGCGGGGAGGGCACCAAGCACACCGCCCTGATGCTCAAGGCCGGCACGGACATCGTCGGCGGCGTCAACGCCCGCAAGGCCGGCACGACCGTCTCGCACACCGACAAGGACGGCAACCCCGTCGAGCTGCCCGTCTTCGCCTCGGTCGCCGAGGCGATGGAGAAGACCGGCGCCGACGTGTCGATCGCCTTCGTGCCGCCGGCGTTCACCAAGGACGCCATGATCGAAGCCATCGACGCCGGCATCGGCCTGCTCGTGGTGATCACCGAGGGCGTGCCCGTCGGTGACACCGCCGAGGCCTGGGCCTACGCCGAGAGCAAGGGCAACGCCACCCGCATCATCGGTCCGAACTGCCCCGGCATCATCACCCCCGGCGAGTCGCTGGTGGGCATCACCCCCGCCAACATCACCGGCAAGGGCCCCATCGGCCTGGTGTCGAAGTCGGGCACCCTGACCTACCAGATGATGTTCGAGCTGCGTGACCTCGGGTTCTCGACCGCCATCGGCATCGGCGGCGACCCGGTCATCGGCACCACGCACATCGACGCCCTCGCGGCGTTCGAGGCCGACCCCGAGACCAAGGCGATCGTCATGATCGGCGAGATCGGCGGCGACGCCGAAGAGCGTGCGGCGGAGTTCATCAAGGCCAACGTCACCAAGCCGGTCGTCGGCTACGTCGCGGGCTTCACCGCCCCCGAGGGCAAGACCATGGGCCACGCCGGCGCCATCGTCTCAGGCTCGGCGGGCACCGCGCAGGCCAAGAAGGAGGCCCTCGAGGCCGCCGGGGTCAAGGTCGGCAAGACGCCGTCCGAGACCGCCGAGCTGATGCGCGAGATCATCGCCGCGCTGTAA